A genomic stretch from uncultured Fibrobacter sp. includes:
- the mazG gene encoding nucleoside triphosphate pyrophosphohydrolase: MKYSFDDLVKIMATLRSPEGCPWDKQQTHQSLLPYLVEESHEYIDAAQANDKAHMAEELGDVLFQVVFHSQVAKENGDFSIDDVVQGICEKMIRRHPHVFGDAKVDDSKGVVRQWERIKAQETNNLKMQGKSAMDKVSKSLPTLARAQELQRRAAKVSFDWTEAEPVFNKAVEEFSEFRAEMQAASPENRNVERMEDEFGDIMFSLVNVARHCGFNAALALERANSKFERRFRVVEQMARDQGKEMKDVGLEGLQEMWKQAKAASRSF, translated from the coding sequence ATGAAATATTCCTTTGATGACTTGGTGAAAATTATGGCGACCCTCCGCTCCCCGGAAGGCTGCCCTTGGGACAAGCAACAGACGCACCAGTCGTTGCTCCCGTATTTAGTCGAAGAATCCCACGAATACATTGATGCCGCCCAGGCAAATGACAAGGCTCACATGGCCGAAGAATTAGGCGACGTCTTGTTCCAGGTGGTGTTCCATTCCCAGGTTGCTAAAGAGAACGGCGATTTTTCAATCGACGACGTGGTGCAGGGAATCTGCGAAAAAATGATCCGACGCCATCCGCACGTTTTTGGCGATGCAAAGGTTGATGATTCGAAAGGCGTAGTTCGCCAATGGGAACGCATCAAGGCGCAAGAAACGAATAATCTAAAAATGCAAGGCAAGTCCGCTATGGACAAAGTAAGCAAAAGCTTGCCGACGCTTGCCCGTGCTCAAGAGCTTCAGCGCCGTGCCGCCAAAGTGAGCTTTGACTGGACCGAGGCTGAACCTGTCTTTAACAAGGCTGTGGAAGAATTTAGTGAATTCCGTGCCGAAATGCAAGCGGCTTCGCCGGAAAATCGCAATGTGGAACGCATGGAAGATGAATTCGGCGATATCATGTTCAGCTTGGTGAATGTGGCGCGCCACTGTGGCTTCAATGCGGCCTTGGCGCTGGAACGTGCGAATTCGAAATTTGAACGCCGCTTCCGCGTGGTAGAACAGATGGCCCGCGACCAAGGCAAGGAAATGAAGGACGTTGGCCTCGAAGGCCTGCAAGAAATGTGGAAACAAGCGAAGGCTGCATCCAGGTCGTTCTAA
- the map gene encoding type I methionyl aminopeptidase: MAKIKIKSAKEIELIRDAGALAAETLIRAGEMCKPGVSTLEIDEFIGDYTRKNKGISACMGYHGYPRYACISINEVVCHGIPSANTILKDGDIVNIDITTILSGYHGDTSAMFCVGRVSNIAQELVDTAKFCMEEGIRVAGEDGARYYDIGNIIQDVAEEHDFSVVEDYCGHGIGRGFHEEPTLYHFRNNVLKQFIEVGHVFTIEPMINVGRPGTKTLSDGWTAVTRDGSLSAQWEHTVARTKNGIEILTLPR, translated from the coding sequence ATGGCCAAAATTAAAATCAAATCCGCAAAAGAAATCGAACTGATCCGCGACGCAGGTGCCCTCGCCGCAGAAACACTCATTCGCGCAGGCGAAATGTGCAAACCGGGCGTATCCACTCTGGAAATTGATGAATTCATCGGCGACTATACCCGCAAGAACAAGGGTATTTCTGCCTGCATGGGCTATCACGGTTATCCGCGTTATGCCTGCATTAGCATTAACGAAGTCGTGTGCCACGGTATTCCGAGCGCAAACACCATCCTGAAAGACGGCGATATCGTGAACATCGACATCACGACGATTCTTTCGGGCTACCACGGCGACACATCTGCCATGTTCTGCGTGGGTCGCGTGAGCAACATCGCCCAGGAACTGGTGGACACCGCCAAGTTCTGCATGGAAGAAGGCATTCGCGTTGCCGGCGAAGACGGCGCCCGCTACTACGATATCGGAAACATCATTCAGGATGTCGCCGAAGAACACGACTTTAGCGTAGTGGAAGACTACTGCGGTCACGGCATCGGTCGTGGATTCCACGAAGAACCGACCCTTTACCACTTCCGCAACAACGTTCTGAAGCAGTTCATCGAAGTCGGTCACGTGTTCACCATCGAACCCATGATTAACGTGGGTCGTCCGGGCACCAAGACTCTCAGCGACGGCTGGACTGCAGTGACCCGTGACGGTTCTTTGAGCGCCCAGTGGGAACACACCGTGGCCCGTACCAAGAACGGCATCGAAATCCTGACGCTCCCCCGCTAA
- the pyrE gene encoding orotate phosphoribosyltransferase: MNNKDQFVHFLVEAGALKFGNFVTKSGRETPYFINTGEFRTGRTLSKLAEFYAAAFMKHFDGKAQNLYGPAYKGIPLCAATAMKLSDVYSQDLTFTYNRKEAKDHGEGGMLVGYKYAEKTNVVIIEDVITAGTSVNETMQALSKIENANVIGLLISVDRKEKLDNGKSALQTVQDEYGIEAHSIVNINDIIAFLESEENRKKINAPEGILDKVYAYREKWGAP, encoded by the coding sequence ATGAATAACAAAGACCAATTTGTTCATTTTCTCGTTGAAGCCGGCGCCCTCAAGTTCGGCAACTTCGTGACCAAGAGCGGTCGCGAAACCCCGTACTTCATTAATACCGGAGAATTCCGTACCGGGCGCACGCTTTCCAAGCTCGCCGAATTTTACGCCGCTGCATTCATGAAGCATTTCGACGGCAAGGCCCAGAACCTTTACGGACCGGCCTACAAGGGCATTCCCCTGTGCGCCGCCACCGCCATGAAGCTTTCTGACGTGTACAGCCAAGACCTCACCTTTACCTACAACCGCAAAGAAGCAAAGGACCACGGTGAAGGCGGCATGCTCGTCGGTTACAAGTACGCCGAAAAGACGAACGTCGTGATTATCGAAGACGTGATTACGGCCGGTACCAGCGTGAACGAAACGATGCAGGCACTTTCGAAGATCGAAAATGCAAATGTCATCGGTCTCTTGATCTCGGTAGACCGCAAGGAAAAGCTCGACAACGGAAAGTCTGCACTCCAGACCGTGCAAGATGAATACGGCATCGAAGCCCACTCTATCGTAAACATCAACGACATCATCGCATTCCTCGAAAGCGAAGAAAATCGCAAGAAGATCAACGCTCCCGAAGGAATCCTCGACAAGGTGTACGCCTACCGCGAAAAGTGGGGCGCTCCGTAA
- a CDS encoding septum formation initiator family protein, with protein MKKRFFWIILFTIVATFAIVISQLMFGKNSLKQQQKITQDIAKYEAQIDSLQHAIDSCNIEIERLKKDSLYKENLLRTRYGMSRKGERVFQMVK; from the coding sequence GTGAAAAAGCGTTTTTTCTGGATAATCCTGTTTACGATTGTCGCAACATTTGCGATTGTCATTTCGCAGTTGATGTTCGGAAAAAACAGCTTGAAGCAGCAGCAAAAAATCACGCAGGACATCGCCAAGTACGAAGCGCAGATCGATTCCCTGCAGCACGCCATTGACTCTTGCAACATTGAGATTGAACGCCTCAAGAAAGATTCCCTGTACAAAGAGAACCTGTTACGCACGCGTTATGGCATGAGTCGCAAAGGCGAGCGCGTATTCCAGATGGTGAAATAA
- the dprA gene encoding DNA-processing protein DprA — translation MTDKDRKYETLEPKQFPLSLRESPLAPPLLYVRGNLPASDCIGIAMVGTRRPTSSARELCRRLVKSLQGTQAVVVSGLAQGIDYYCHEAALDFGIPTIAVIAQGLGVPIPGDRATLARRIIDAGGCIMTEYEEDFPSFKGNFPARNRIISGLSRATVLVQSKAKGGALITADYCLQENKLLIAVPGDFDSEAAAGPNKYLDQGKAKPVFVPESLRVVAGLPKTQTETHENAAVSLKQIEAIGCNLSLEALALFKQFNGFKKTFQELQNECNLKSNNILAILTELELSGLVHSPDNFQFYFNGAT, via the coding sequence ATGACAGACAAAGATAGAAAGTACGAAACACTTGAACCGAAACAATTCCCGCTTTCCCTCAGGGAATCTCCATTAGCGCCACCGTTACTATACGTTCGCGGTAACTTGCCTGCAAGCGATTGCATCGGGATAGCCATGGTAGGCACACGCCGCCCCACCAGTTCCGCCCGCGAGCTTTGTCGACGCTTGGTGAAGTCGTTGCAAGGGACTCAAGCCGTCGTTGTTTCTGGGCTTGCGCAAGGCATCGATTATTATTGCCACGAAGCGGCGCTTGATTTTGGGATTCCAACGATTGCTGTTATTGCGCAGGGACTGGGCGTTCCTATTCCAGGAGACCGAGCGACACTCGCCCGCCGCATTATTGATGCCGGTGGGTGCATTATGACCGAATACGAAGAAGACTTTCCCTCTTTCAAAGGAAACTTTCCTGCACGCAACAGGATTATCAGCGGTCTCAGCCGCGCCACAGTTTTAGTACAAAGTAAAGCTAAAGGCGGTGCACTCATTACCGCCGACTATTGCCTGCAAGAAAACAAGCTATTGATAGCCGTTCCCGGGGACTTCGATAGCGAAGCTGCCGCCGGGCCAAACAAGTACTTGGATCAAGGAAAGGCCAAACCTGTCTTTGTACCCGAAAGCCTACGAGTAGTCGCGGGACTCCCCAAGACTCAAACGGAAACTCATGAAAACGCGGCCGTCAGCCTAAAGCAAATCGAAGCAATCGGTTGCAATCTTTCTCTCGAAGCCCTTGCGCTATTTAAGCAATTCAATGGTTTCAAGAAGACTTTTCAGGAGTTGCAGAACGAATGTAACCTCAAGTCCAACAATATTTTAGCTATATTAACAGAGTTAGAACTTTCGGGTCTAGTCCATTCACCGGACAACTTCCAGTTCTACTTTAATGGAGCAACTTGA
- the fusA gene encoding elongation factor G codes for MKNIEKHRNIGISAHIDSGKTTLTERILYFTKRIHAIHEVRGKDGVGATMDSMELERERGITIQSAATFANWTHTKSGEADSINIIDTPGHVDFTIEVERSLRVLDGAILVLTGVEGVQSQSITVDRQMKRYHVPRVVFVNKCDRSGANPLRVAVMLKEKLNHKPCVMQIPIGLEDQLKGVVDLVEMKAYYFEGANGDDMIEKEIPAELVDQANEYREKLIDCCADYSDEIMEKAMEGQYGVDEIDKNLIKATIRKATISLEVTPVFMGSAHKNVGVQKLLDGVIDYLPNPTEVENKALDLDNNEAEVVLKSEDNAPLVCYAFKLVNDRYGQLTYIRIYQGTLKKGDMITNMATGKKVSVGRLVRMHADEMVDITEAGAGDIVALFGIDCASGTTFTDGKNHYNMTSMHVPNPVIELVIEAKNRDDLDNMSKALNRFTKEDPTFQVEVDKESGQTIIKGMGELHLDVYIERMRREYKCDVTTGAPQVAYRETITRPAKFDYTHKKQTGGSGQYAKVVGEMRPMAVEGDQEKVYNFVNSVVGGRIPKEYIPSCDKGFQSCMEAGSLIGFPVVGIEMEVQDGAYHPVDSSDMAFQVAARMAFREAFEKAGAQILEPIMKVEIQTPTEFQGSVVGNVSQRRGTITGTSEELGMTTITAEVPLSEMFGYATDLRSMTQGKAEFTMEFCKYLPVPKNIQEELIKKYGDKAKARA; via the coding sequence ATGAAAAACATTGAAAAGCACAGAAATATTGGTATTTCTGCCCACATCGACTCCGGTAAGACCACCCTTACCGAACGTATCCTCTACTTCACAAAGCGTATCCACGCTATCCACGAAGTTCGTGGTAAAGACGGCGTCGGTGCCACGATGGACTCCATGGAACTTGAACGCGAACGCGGCATCACGATTCAGTCCGCTGCTACGTTTGCAAACTGGACCCACACCAAGTCTGGCGAAGCCGACTCCATCAACATCATCGATACCCCGGGGCACGTGGACTTCACGATCGAAGTGGAACGTTCTCTCCGCGTGCTCGACGGTGCTATCCTCGTGCTCACCGGCGTGGAAGGTGTTCAGTCCCAGTCTATTACCGTTGACCGCCAGATGAAGCGCTACCATGTGCCGCGCGTCGTGTTCGTGAACAAGTGCGACCGCTCCGGTGCAAACCCGCTCCGCGTGGCTGTCATGCTCAAGGAAAAGCTCAACCACAAGCCCTGCGTCATGCAGATTCCTATCGGTCTCGAAGACCAACTGAAGGGCGTGGTCGACCTCGTCGAAATGAAGGCCTACTACTTCGAAGGCGCTAACGGCGACGACATGATCGAAAAGGAAATCCCGGCCGAACTCGTTGACCAGGCCAACGAATACCGTGAAAAGCTGATCGACTGCTGCGCAGACTACAGCGACGAAATCATGGAAAAGGCTATGGAAGGCCAGTATGGCGTCGACGAAATCGACAAGAACCTCATCAAGGCCACCATCCGTAAGGCTACCATCAGCCTCGAAGTGACCCCGGTGTTCATGGGTTCCGCTCACAAAAACGTTGGTGTCCAGAAGCTCCTCGACGGCGTTATCGACTACCTCCCGAACCCGACCGAAGTTGAAAACAAGGCTCTCGACCTCGACAACAACGAAGCCGAAGTCGTGCTGAAGTCCGAAGACAACGCACCGCTCGTCTGCTACGCATTCAAGCTCGTGAACGACCGCTATGGCCAGCTCACCTACATCCGTATTTACCAGGGTACCCTCAAGAAGGGCGACATGATCACCAACATGGCCACCGGCAAGAAGGTGTCCGTGGGCCGTCTCGTGCGTATGCACGCTGACGAAATGGTGGATATCACCGAAGCCGGTGCAGGCGACATCGTTGCTCTGTTCGGTATCGACTGCGCTTCCGGTACGACCTTCACCGACGGCAAGAACCACTACAACATGACTTCTATGCACGTGCCGAATCCGGTGATCGAACTCGTGATCGAAGCCAAGAACCGCGACGACCTGGACAACATGTCCAAGGCTCTGAACCGCTTCACCAAGGAAGACCCGACGTTCCAGGTGGAAGTCGACAAGGAATCCGGCCAGACCATCATCAAGGGTATGGGCGAACTTCACCTCGACGTTTACATCGAACGTATGCGCCGCGAATACAAGTGCGACGTGACGACCGGTGCTCCGCAGGTGGCTTACCGCGAAACCATTACCCGTCCGGCCAAGTTCGACTACACCCACAAGAAGCAGACCGGTGGTTCTGGTCAGTACGCTAAGGTTGTCGGCGAAATGCGTCCGATGGCTGTCGAAGGCGACCAGGAAAAGGTTTACAACTTCGTGAACTCCGTCGTGGGTGGCCGTATTCCGAAGGAATACATCCCGTCTTGCGACAAGGGTTTCCAGAGCTGCATGGAAGCCGGTTCCTTGATCGGCTTCCCGGTTGTGGGTATCGAAATGGAAGTCCAGGATGGTGCATACCACCCGGTCGACTCTTCTGATATGGCGTTCCAGGTTGCAGCCCGTATGGCCTTCCGCGAAGCTTTCGAAAAGGCTGGCGCTCAGATCCTCGAACCGATCATGAAGGTCGAAATCCAGACTCCGACCGAATTCCAGGGTTCTGTTGTTGGTAACGTTTCCCAGCGTCGTGGTACCATCACTGGTACGAGCGAAGAACTCGGCATGACCACCATCACTGCCGAAGTTCCGCTTTCCGAAATGTTCGGTTACGCTACCGACCTTCGTTCTATGACCCAGGGTAAGGCTGAATTCACCATGGAATTCTGCAAGTACCTCCCGGTTCCGAAGAACATCCAGGAAGAACTCATCAAGAAGTACGGCGACAAGGCCAAGGCTCGTGCCTAA
- a CDS encoding EcsC family protein, whose protein sequence is MSDCTDEKMEKIKEKLSALLFELITDIPESLHSPTENSDEKIKKLIRQAAVKASLVSATLSVPAGVTGVLTSIPDIAAIWRIQAQLVSDIAATYGKFAQLSREAMVWCLFRHSAAQLVRDIAVRTGSRIVVQKVSFAVLEKLLKKIGVKVSTKFLGRAALRAIPAIGALGNGAYSFYDTTEVGKTAASYFKALADNPDDSLAEEADVIVENAENQV, encoded by the coding sequence ATGAGCGATTGTACCGACGAAAAGATGGAAAAAATCAAGGAAAAGCTGAGCGCCTTGTTGTTCGAGCTGATTACCGATATTCCAGAATCCCTGCACTCCCCCACTGAAAATTCTGACGAAAAAATCAAGAAACTGATCCGCCAGGCCGCCGTCAAGGCATCCCTGGTGAGCGCCACCCTTTCGGTTCCGGCCGGTGTCACGGGCGTTTTGACCTCCATTCCGGACATTGCCGCCATCTGGCGCATTCAGGCCCAGCTGGTGTCTGACATTGCCGCAACTTACGGAAAATTCGCCCAACTGAGCCGCGAAGCCATGGTCTGGTGCCTGTTCCGCCACAGCGCCGCCCAACTTGTCCGCGACATTGCCGTACGCACCGGCAGCCGAATTGTGGTCCAGAAGGTCTCTTTTGCCGTCCTCGAGAAGCTTCTCAAGAAAATCGGCGTCAAGGTCTCTACCAAATTCCTGGGCAGAGCCGCCCTCCGAGCCATTCCGGCCATCGGGGCTCTCGGAAACGGAGCCTATTCCTTCTACGACACCACCGAAGTCGGTAAAACGGCCGCAAGCTATTTCAAGGCTCTGGCCGACAATCCCGACGATTCCCTTGCCGAAGAAGCAGACGTAATCGTCGAAAATGCCGAAAATCAGGTTTAA
- a CDS encoding DEAD/DEAH box helicase, whose product MSEEVKEEKKEEKVNPFLTPVKIIEPEHKLPDYTFDMLPEEQKAILAQHGWTDLMPVQRKTMPYMLAARDMLVQSKTGSGKTGAYVLPLLQVIVRDHVFPQALILVPTRELCLQVQDEIEKLSAGTGIRSVAIFGGVSYEPQLKALRAGVHIIVATPGRLMDHVQRGNVDFLDIRDLILDEADEMLSMGFYPDMQKIRKYLPKAIACTMFSATIPQTVKSLAREFQRPSAEFLSLSYDKVIANNLEHRWYPCDVMDKDSMTIKVLEYYNPESCMIFCNKKSDVSYLEQVLSGYGFNVGALSGDVAQNMREKTLNAFRDKKLRILICTDVAARGIDVDHVTHVIVYDHPDDHEVYVHRSGRTARAGRSGLCISLITPVEEIDMKQTAADFGINFIKMEVPTNEEIAKKVSERVRAKLEQEKNHFGGQKARERISRVIPLVKELANGTEEDQMLLAYLVDRYAWKKN is encoded by the coding sequence ATGAGTGAAGAAGTAAAAGAAGAAAAGAAAGAAGAGAAAGTTAATCCGTTTCTGACTCCCGTCAAGATTATCGAGCCCGAACACAAGCTACCCGACTACACTTTTGACATGCTGCCCGAAGAACAGAAAGCAATTTTGGCGCAGCACGGCTGGACCGACCTGATGCCGGTACAGCGCAAGACGATGCCTTACATGCTGGCCGCCCGCGATATGCTGGTGCAATCCAAGACCGGTTCGGGAAAGACCGGCGCCTACGTTCTTCCGCTTTTGCAGGTGATTGTTCGCGACCACGTTTTCCCGCAGGCACTTATCCTGGTGCCGACCCGCGAACTCTGCTTGCAGGTGCAAGACGAAATTGAAAAGCTCTCTGCCGGAACGGGCATTCGCTCGGTCGCTATTTTCGGCGGTGTAAGCTATGAGCCCCAGCTCAAGGCACTCCGCGCCGGCGTGCATATCATTGTGGCAACCCCCGGTCGCCTGATGGACCATGTGCAGCGCGGCAACGTGGACTTCCTCGACATCCGCGACTTGATTCTGGACGAAGCCGACGAAATGCTCTCGATGGGTTTCTACCCCGACATGCAGAAGATCCGCAAGTACCTGCCCAAGGCAATTGCTTGCACCATGTTCAGCGCCACCATTCCGCAGACGGTGAAGAGCCTCGCCCGCGAATTCCAGCGTCCGAGTGCCGAATTCCTTTCGCTCAGCTACGACAAGGTAATCGCCAACAACCTGGAGCACCGCTGGTATCCCTGCGACGTAATGGACAAGGATTCCATGACCATCAAGGTGCTGGAATACTACAATCCTGAAAGCTGCATGATTTTCTGCAACAAGAAGAGCGACGTGAGCTACCTGGAACAGGTGCTTTCGGGCTACGGATTCAACGTAGGCGCTCTGAGTGGCGATGTCGCCCAGAATATGCGCGAAAAGACCTTGAACGCTTTCCGCGACAAGAAACTCCGCATTCTCATTTGTACGGACGTGGCAGCCCGCGGTATTGACGTGGACCACGTGACACATGTGATCGTGTACGACCACCCCGATGACCACGAAGTGTATGTGCACCGTAGCGGACGTACCGCCCGTGCGGGCCGCAGCGGACTTTGCATTTCGCTGATTACGCCGGTCGAAGAAATCGACATGAAGCAGACTGCTGCCGACTTCGGCATCAACTTCATCAAGATGGAAGTTCCGACAAACGAAGAAATTGCGAAGAAAGTAAGCGAACGCGTGCGCGCCAAGCTCGAACAGGAAAAGAACCACTTTGGAGGCCAAAAGGCCCGCGAACGCATCAGCCGCGTTATCCCGCTGGTAAAGGAACTCGCAAACGGTACCGAAGAAGACCAGATGCTGCTCGCCTACCTGGTTGACCGCTATGCGTGGAAGAAAAATTAA